Proteins encoded within one genomic window of Setaria italica strain Yugu1 chromosome IV, Setaria_italica_v2.0, whole genome shotgun sequence:
- the LOC101778128 gene encoding uncharacterized protein LOC101778128 isoform X1 → MPHIEPKSRNGWLQGPAQSNGKPRRSRPCPPRRPAGTPSKLFPFLLPLFQFLIPNPLKNPPSSDETLTLSRLPHLPTPSAMEVIPGALPPPLSSGERCALELCSGDMIPRDLLLKIAQCLELSIRDKASMKMTSRWWSTALSTTAPFPSPPRGPFAEEVHPRRYASPSLRCSPCQTEEALASRDCAEEVQLRQSTMCDKILRETDSSGDEAVAKGPRGRDAGGPRAAIAGNLPSDLIICIAQKLLKSGSRTEVAQMRSVCKVWSSSFEIAGPLLIVSRHPPSPELITVMKVVSRGNDPPAMEKVHSLHPPPGDSVCWGAVNGLIATQNISTGRLLLNCLTCGYRVAMPNLQDDLLPKGVFQRNDKVVLALINDNAIKDHLVLVDGIALGEEMTQLYVRQIDDGEADNGLLHEADTDSGTLDGEEDENDEKISLNWAWAQYPGAQNHYPMRSVNFFKDVSFAGVTQGSTLIVDAVTRGLDDEMATVKAPRYEGEIIVPWMKNGQHIFVCEERAYMCVLFRSIQDVDLVEALCFSIRANENGDYVLEQVADIGPYSVYLGSNQSIVLPTLEGCPGRLPNTLYIEDCDGIVRNNRILAINISTQEIYQIQFPDNFVFAPVDRVDPMVSAWVWSPRDQCHLD, encoded by the coding sequence ATGCCACACATTGAGCCCAAATCACGGAATGGTTGGTTGCAGGGGCCGGCCCAGTCTAACGGAAAGCCTCGTCGATCCCGCccgtgcccgccgcggcgccctgCAGGGACTCCCTCAAAACTATTCCCCTTCCTTCTGCCCCTATTCCAATTTCTAATTCCGAATCCTCTGAAAAATCCGCCGTCCTCTGACGAAACCCTAACCCTTTCTCGCCTCCCCCACCTGCCAACGCCTTCGGCGATGGAGGTGATCCCTGGTGCTCTCCCTCCACCCCTATCCTCTGGCGAGCGCTGCGCCTTGGAGCTGTGCAGCGGGGATATGATCCCCAGGGATTTGCTGCTCAAGATCGCTCAATGTCTGGAGCTTTCAATTCGGGACAAGGCATCGATGAAGATGACTTCGAGATGGTGGAGCACCGccctctccaccaccgcccccttcccttccccgcCACGCGGCCCGTTTGCTGAGGAGGTACATCCCCGCCGCTACGCATCGCCTTCTTTGCGCTGCTCTCCCTGTCAAACCGAGGAGGCGCTGGCGAGCCGTGACTGCGCTGAGGAGGTACAGCTTCGCCAATCCACCATGTGCGATAAAATTCTTCGTGAGACAGATTCGTCCGGCGATGAGGCAGTGGCCAAGGGGCCACGTGGTCGAGATGCTGGTGGACCGAGGGCAGCTATTGCGGGAAACCTGCCTAGTGATCTGATTATCTGCATTGCCCAGAAGCTGCTCAAGTCTGGATCCAGAACTGAGGTAGCGCAGATGAGATCAGTTTGCAAGGTCTGGAGTAGTTCTTTTGAGATCGCAGGTCCACTTCTCATTGTCAGTCGCCACCCCCCATCACCTGAACTAATTACGGTTATGAAGGTTGTGTCCCGCGGGAATGATCCTCCTGCAATGGAGAAAGTTCATTCTCTGCATCCCCCCCCAGGTGATTCTGTCTGCTGGGGAGCTGTGAATGGCCTTATCGCAACACAAAACATCAGCACGGGCAGATTGCTTTTGAATTGCCTGACTTGTGGTTACCGTGTGGCAATGCCTAATTTGCAAGATGACCTCCTGCCTAAAGGAGTGTTCCAAAGGAATGACAAGGTTGTGCTTGCGCTGATCAACGACAATGCTATTAAGGATCATTTGGTACTTGTCGATGGCATTGCTCTTGGCGAGGAGATGACTCAGCTTTACGTCCGGCAGATTGACGATGGTGAGGCTGATAATGGTTTGCTTCATGAGGCAGATACTGATAGTGGCACCTTGGATGGTGAGGAAGATGAAAATGATGAGAAGATCAGTCTTAACTGGGCCTGGGCACAGTATCCTGGAGCACAGAATCATTATCCAATGAGGTCTGTTAATTTCTTTAAGGACGTATCCTTCGCCGGTGTTACTCAGGGCAGTACTCTGATTGTTGATGCTGTGACACGAGGGCTAGATGATGAAATGGCAACTGTAAAAGCACCACGATATGAGGGTGAAATAATTGTCCCCTGGATGAAGAACGGTCAGCATATCTTCGTCTGTGAGGAAAGAGCGTACATGTGTGTACTGTTCAGATCCATTCAGGACGTTGATCTTGTCGAGGCCCTATGCTTTTCCATCAGAGCAAATGAAAATGGTGATTATGTGCTGGAACAAGTAGCAGATATTGGACCATACTCTGTGTATCTTGGATCCAACCAGTCCATTGTTTTACCCACACTTGAAGGTTGTCCGGGCCGTCTCCCCAACACCCTTTATATAGAAGATTGTGATGGTATTGTCAGAAACAATAGAATCTTGGCAATAAACATCAGCACCCAAGAAATATATCAAATTCAATTTCCAGATAATTTCGTCTTTGCGCCAGTTGATCGTGTTGATCCTATGGTTTCCGCTTGGGTATGGTCTCCCCGAGATCAATGTCACCTGGATTAA